A genomic region of Lagopus muta isolate bLagMut1 chromosome 19, bLagMut1 primary, whole genome shotgun sequence contains the following coding sequences:
- the ADAMTSL2 gene encoding ADAMTS-like protein 2 isoform X8, translated as MEHPANTLISEGFACLENPIGCDGILFSTHTLDKCGVCQGDGSSCTHVTGSYRKGNAHLGYSLVTHIPAGARDIQIVERKKSADVLAVADEAGYYFFNGNYKVDSPKNFNIAGTVFKYRRPMDVYETGIEYIVAQGPTNQGLNIMVWNQNGKNPSITFEYTLLRKPHSNLQPIYYTFSESDSEESREFDGDVPLGFIQHNATYFGKISRERIDLENQVFGRQDTEEDLNLSKGQETNEVYERAETIDCEPKLKGKQPKDSNVTRSTYQTDHDDRDFDPRFTSREFLSENAITDKLLDKASDSKELVLNMTMNSIFAQGDPINSVGSHIDSLYVDYEDTDGIVTYTINGTYMELSNGKAINSSAETPFSNATVTMTSSQGNRTHKARNRLKLLRKGQGVSAADMYRWKLSSHEPCSSTCTTGVMSTYAMCVRYDGIEVDDTYCDAMTRPEPVHEFCAGRECQPRWETSSWSECSRTCGEGYQFRIVRCWKMISPGFDSSVYSDLCESADITRPDERKVCKNPACGPQWEMSEWSECSARCGERSVVTRDIRCSEEEKLCDASARPLAEKNCTGPPCDRQWTVSDWGPCSGGCGQGRMIRHVYCKTSDGRVVPESQCNLETKPLAIHPCGDKNCPSHWLAQDWERCNTTCGRGVKKRIVLCLEIVNGKIKTHSPTDCDVAKKPVEETTCFERPCFKWYTTPWSECTKTCGIGVRMRDVKCYQGKDIVRGCDPLVKPVGKQTCDLQPCPTEPPDDSCQDQAGTNCALAIKVNLCSHWYYSKACCRSCRTPHS; from the exons ATGGAACATCCTGCAAATACACTGATTTCCGAGGGGTTTGCGTGTCTGGAAAAT CCAATTGGCTGCGATGGCATTCTCTTTTCCACCCACACCTTGGATAAATGTGGAGTTTGCCAAGGAGATGGGAGCAGCTGCACTCATGTGACAGGGAGTtacaggaaaggaaatgctCATCTGG GCTATTCCCTGGTAACGCACATTCCTGCTGGAGCAAGGGATATCCAGATAGTGGAACGGAAAAAGTCTGCAGATGTTCTGG CTGTGGCTGATGAAGCTGGGTACTATTTCTTCAATGGGAATTACAAAGTTGACAGCCCAAAGAACTTCAACATTGCAGGCACGGTGTTCAAGTACCGCCGGCCCATGGACGTCTATGAGACTGGCATAGAGTATATTGTTGCACAAGGACCAACAAACCAAGGATTGAACATCATG GTCTGGAATCAAAATGGCAAAAATCCATCCATCACGTTTGAATACACTCTCTTGAGGAAACCACACTCAAATCTCCAGCCCATCTACTACACCTTTTCTGAGTCAGATAGCGAAGAAAGCAGGGAGTTTGATGGAGATGTGCCATTGGGTTTTATCCAACACAACGCAACCTATTTTGGGAAAATCTCCAGGGAAAGGATAGACTTGGAGAACCAGGTGTTTGGAAGACAGGACACGGAGGAAGATTTAAACTTGAGCAAAGGTCAGGAAACCAATGAGGTCTATGAAAGAGCAGAAACAATTGACTGTGAGCCAAAACTGAAGGGCAAACAACCCAAAG ATTCAAACGTAACCAGGTCTACTTACCAGACAGACCATGACGACAGAGACTTTGACCCCAGGTTCACCTCCAGGGAATTCCTTTCGGAGAATGCCATCACAGACAAACTGCTGGACAAGGCCTCTGACTCAAAGGAGTTGGTACTCAACATGACCATGAACAGCATCTTTGCCCAGGGAGACCCAATCAACTCTGTGGGGTCCCACATCGACAGCCTCTACGTTGACTACGAGGACACTGATGGCATTGTGACCTATACCATCAATGGCACGTACATGGAGCTCAGCAATGGCAAAGCCATCAATTCATCTGCAGAGACACCGTTTTCAAATGCCACTGTCACCATGACCAGCTCTCAAGGGAACAGAACCCACAAAGCAAG AAACAGATTGAAGTTGTTAAGAAAGGGCCAAGGTGTGAGTGCTGCTGACATGTACAGGTGGAAGCTTTCCTCCCATGAACCCTGCAGCTCTACATGCACCACAG GAGTGATGTCCACATATGCTATGTGCGTTCGCTATGATGGGATCGAAGTGGACGATACGTACTGTGATGCCATGACCCGCCCTGAGCCTGTCCATGAGTTCTGTGCTGGGAGAGAGTGCCAGCCAAG GTGGGAGACAAGCAGCTGGAGTGAGTGCTCCCGTACCTGCGGTGAGGGCTACCAGTTCCGCATCGTGCGCTGCTGGAAGATGATCTCTCCAGGCTTTGACAGCTCTGTCTACAGCGACCTCTGTGAGTCAGCTGACATCACCCGGCCCGACGAGCGCAAAGTCTGCAAGAACCCGGCCTGTGGGCCACAATGGGAGATGTCTGAGTGGTCAGAG TGCTCTGCGCGGTGCGGTGAGCGCAGCGTGGTGACGCGGGACATCCGCTGCTCGGAGGAGGAGAAGCTGTGTGATGCCAGCGCCCGACCCCTGGCTGAGAAGAACTGCACAGGGCCGCCCTGCGACCGCCAGTGGACCGTGTCTGATTGGGGACCG TGCAGTGGTGGCTGCGGACAGGGCAGGATGATCCGACACGTGTACTGCAAAACCAGCGATGGGCGCGTGGTGCCAGAGTCGCAGTGCAACCTGGAGACAAAACCTCTGGCCATTCACCCCTGCGGGGACAAGAACTGCCCGTCACACTGGTTGGCACAGGACTGGGAGCGG TGCAACACCACGTGCGGCCGGGGTGTGAAGAAGAGGATTGTGCTCTGCCTGGAGATTGTCAATGGCAAGATCAAGACTCACAGCCCCACTGACTGCGACGTGGCCAAGAAGCCTGTGGAGGAGACGACGTGCTTTGAGCGGCCGTGCTTCAAGTGGTACACCACCCCATGGTCAGAG TGCACTAAAACCTGCGGCATCGGTGTGAGGATGCGGGATGTCAAGTGCTACCAGGGGAAGGACATCGTCCGTGGCTGCGACCCCCTGGTGAAGCCAGTGGGCAAGCAGACCTGTgacctgcagccctgccccaccGAGCCCCCAG ATGACAGCTGCCAGGACCAGGCAGGAACCAACTGCGCTTTGGCCATCAAAGTGAACCTGTGCAGCCACTGGTACTACAGCAAAGCCTGCTGCCGCTCCTGCCGCACCCCCCACTCGtag
- the ADAMTSL2 gene encoding ADAMTS-like protein 2 isoform X7, whose product MVQARDGTSCKYTDFRGVCVSGKCEPIGCDGILFSTHTLDKCGVCQGDGSSCTHVTGSYRKGNAHLGYSLVTHIPAGARDIQIVERKKSADVLAVADEAGYYFFNGNYKVDSPKNFNIAGTVFKYRRPMDVYETGIEYIVAQGPTNQGLNIMVWNQNGKNPSITFEYTLLRKPHSNLQPIYYTFSESDSEESREFDGDVPLGFIQHNATYFGKISRERIDLENQVFGRQDTEEDLNLSKGQETNEVYERAETIDCEPKLKGKQPKDSNVTRSTYQTDHDDRDFDPRFTSREFLSENAITDKLLDKASDSKELVLNMTMNSIFAQGDPINSVGSHIDSLYVDYEDTDGIVTYTINGTYMELSNGKAINSSAETPFSNATVTMTSSQGNRTHKARNRLKLLRKGQGVSAADMYRWKLSSHEPCSSTCTTGVMSTYAMCVRYDGIEVDDTYCDAMTRPEPVHEFCAGRECQPRWETSSWSECSRTCGEGYQFRIVRCWKMISPGFDSSVYSDLCESADITRPDERKVCKNPACGPQWEMSEWSECSARCGERSVVTRDIRCSEEEKLCDASARPLAEKNCTGPPCDRQWTVSDWGPCSGGCGQGRMIRHVYCKTSDGRVVPESQCNLETKPLAIHPCGDKNCPSHWLAQDWERCNTTCGRGVKKRIVLCLEIVNGKIKTHSPTDCDVAKKPVEETTCFERPCFKWYTTPWSECTKTCGIGVRMRDVKCYQGKDIVRGCDPLVKPVGKQTCDLQPCPTEPPDDSCQDQAGTNCALAIKVNLCSHWYYSKACCRSCRTPHS is encoded by the exons ATGGTTCAGGCTCGGGATGGAACATCCTGCAAATACACTGATTTCCGAGGGGTTTGCGTGTCTGGAAAATGTGAG CCAATTGGCTGCGATGGCATTCTCTTTTCCACCCACACCTTGGATAAATGTGGAGTTTGCCAAGGAGATGGGAGCAGCTGCACTCATGTGACAGGGAGTtacaggaaaggaaatgctCATCTGG GCTATTCCCTGGTAACGCACATTCCTGCTGGAGCAAGGGATATCCAGATAGTGGAACGGAAAAAGTCTGCAGATGTTCTGG CTGTGGCTGATGAAGCTGGGTACTATTTCTTCAATGGGAATTACAAAGTTGACAGCCCAAAGAACTTCAACATTGCAGGCACGGTGTTCAAGTACCGCCGGCCCATGGACGTCTATGAGACTGGCATAGAGTATATTGTTGCACAAGGACCAACAAACCAAGGATTGAACATCATG GTCTGGAATCAAAATGGCAAAAATCCATCCATCACGTTTGAATACACTCTCTTGAGGAAACCACACTCAAATCTCCAGCCCATCTACTACACCTTTTCTGAGTCAGATAGCGAAGAAAGCAGGGAGTTTGATGGAGATGTGCCATTGGGTTTTATCCAACACAACGCAACCTATTTTGGGAAAATCTCCAGGGAAAGGATAGACTTGGAGAACCAGGTGTTTGGAAGACAGGACACGGAGGAAGATTTAAACTTGAGCAAAGGTCAGGAAACCAATGAGGTCTATGAAAGAGCAGAAACAATTGACTGTGAGCCAAAACTGAAGGGCAAACAACCCAAAG ATTCAAACGTAACCAGGTCTACTTACCAGACAGACCATGACGACAGAGACTTTGACCCCAGGTTCACCTCCAGGGAATTCCTTTCGGAGAATGCCATCACAGACAAACTGCTGGACAAGGCCTCTGACTCAAAGGAGTTGGTACTCAACATGACCATGAACAGCATCTTTGCCCAGGGAGACCCAATCAACTCTGTGGGGTCCCACATCGACAGCCTCTACGTTGACTACGAGGACACTGATGGCATTGTGACCTATACCATCAATGGCACGTACATGGAGCTCAGCAATGGCAAAGCCATCAATTCATCTGCAGAGACACCGTTTTCAAATGCCACTGTCACCATGACCAGCTCTCAAGGGAACAGAACCCACAAAGCAAG AAACAGATTGAAGTTGTTAAGAAAGGGCCAAGGTGTGAGTGCTGCTGACATGTACAGGTGGAAGCTTTCCTCCCATGAACCCTGCAGCTCTACATGCACCACAG GAGTGATGTCCACATATGCTATGTGCGTTCGCTATGATGGGATCGAAGTGGACGATACGTACTGTGATGCCATGACCCGCCCTGAGCCTGTCCATGAGTTCTGTGCTGGGAGAGAGTGCCAGCCAAG GTGGGAGACAAGCAGCTGGAGTGAGTGCTCCCGTACCTGCGGTGAGGGCTACCAGTTCCGCATCGTGCGCTGCTGGAAGATGATCTCTCCAGGCTTTGACAGCTCTGTCTACAGCGACCTCTGTGAGTCAGCTGACATCACCCGGCCCGACGAGCGCAAAGTCTGCAAGAACCCGGCCTGTGGGCCACAATGGGAGATGTCTGAGTGGTCAGAG TGCTCTGCGCGGTGCGGTGAGCGCAGCGTGGTGACGCGGGACATCCGCTGCTCGGAGGAGGAGAAGCTGTGTGATGCCAGCGCCCGACCCCTGGCTGAGAAGAACTGCACAGGGCCGCCCTGCGACCGCCAGTGGACCGTGTCTGATTGGGGACCG TGCAGTGGTGGCTGCGGACAGGGCAGGATGATCCGACACGTGTACTGCAAAACCAGCGATGGGCGCGTGGTGCCAGAGTCGCAGTGCAACCTGGAGACAAAACCTCTGGCCATTCACCCCTGCGGGGACAAGAACTGCCCGTCACACTGGTTGGCACAGGACTGGGAGCGG TGCAACACCACGTGCGGCCGGGGTGTGAAGAAGAGGATTGTGCTCTGCCTGGAGATTGTCAATGGCAAGATCAAGACTCACAGCCCCACTGACTGCGACGTGGCCAAGAAGCCTGTGGAGGAGACGACGTGCTTTGAGCGGCCGTGCTTCAAGTGGTACACCACCCCATGGTCAGAG TGCACTAAAACCTGCGGCATCGGTGTGAGGATGCGGGATGTCAAGTGCTACCAGGGGAAGGACATCGTCCGTGGCTGCGACCCCCTGGTGAAGCCAGTGGGCAAGCAGACCTGTgacctgcagccctgccccaccGAGCCCCCAG ATGACAGCTGCCAGGACCAGGCAGGAACCAACTGCGCTTTGGCCATCAAAGTGAACCTGTGCAGCCACTGGTACTACAGCAAAGCCTGCTGCCGCTCCTGCCGCACCCCCCACTCGtag